The Xanthomonas sp. CFBP 8443 genome has a window encoding:
- a CDS encoding transglycosylase SLT domain-containing protein, which yields MPLSFRITHGWPAVAALALACAAPAAHAERVSTRDKAAIAVLDQRLAAAEKRYNDAMVLVGNSDPKGTQESDAALEDIEDVVDACIKQRGCQVGTYLSAYKRLLKAKADAQDAATDADAVDDGAAPLQADPDHISPLAANVPEAARAASLLNDQRHAFDAMVEYNPAVQAGIRRWLTDMRPSLMNSYENYQNLRAVMWPEWEKRGLPEALLFGIMAKESNGRVHANSRVGAAGLMQFMPATGRRFGLGPDGTGFDTRYDARSAAEASAVYINERMAGLNRSIELSLAGYNGGEGRAARVYNQMQGRGFWDASVYNQFPAETKDYVPMVIAAAWIFLHPQQYGVAFPKINAQPATLRLAKSTTIYELTICLGSDGTRDGYMRALRNLNPRYEPDGWIPAGVTLNATTKIVGLYNRYCVSGPRADLARALITADVNAAIRSSTPVLADPTGNVAVGDVTPVAGVPTTVATGRPAPVKPKPKQVRSYRVAKGDTLGRISDRYNCDIKQLAKANGLRAPGYALKPGQSLKMTGCDK from the coding sequence ATGCCCCTTTCGTTCCGTATCACCCATGGATGGCCCGCCGTGGCTGCCCTGGCGCTGGCCTGCGCCGCGCCCGCCGCCCACGCCGAACGCGTCTCCACGCGCGACAAGGCCGCCATCGCCGTCCTCGACCAGCGCCTGGCGGCGGCCGAGAAGCGCTACAACGACGCGATGGTGCTGGTCGGCAACAGCGACCCCAAGGGCACCCAGGAAAGCGACGCGGCGCTGGAGGACATCGAGGACGTGGTCGATGCCTGCATCAAGCAGCGCGGCTGCCAGGTCGGCACCTACCTGAGCGCCTACAAGCGCCTGCTCAAGGCCAAGGCCGACGCGCAGGATGCGGCAACCGATGCCGATGCGGTCGACGACGGCGCCGCGCCGCTGCAGGCCGATCCCGACCACATCAGCCCGCTGGCGGCCAACGTGCCGGAAGCCGCGCGCGCGGCCAGCCTGCTCAACGACCAGCGCCATGCCTTCGACGCGATGGTCGAATACAACCCGGCGGTACAGGCCGGCATCCGCCGCTGGCTCACCGACATGCGCCCGTCGCTGATGAACAGCTACGAGAACTACCAGAACCTGCGTGCGGTGATGTGGCCGGAATGGGAAAAGCGCGGGCTGCCGGAGGCGCTGCTGTTCGGCATCATGGCCAAGGAATCCAACGGCCGCGTGCACGCCAATTCGCGGGTCGGCGCGGCAGGGCTGATGCAGTTCATGCCGGCCACCGGGCGCCGCTTCGGGCTGGGCCCGGACGGCACCGGCTTCGATACCCGCTACGACGCGCGCAGCGCCGCCGAGGCCAGCGCGGTGTACATCAACGAGCGTATGGCCGGGCTCAACCGCAGCATCGAGCTGTCGCTGGCCGGCTACAACGGCGGCGAGGGCCGCGCCGCGCGCGTGTACAACCAGATGCAGGGGCGCGGTTTCTGGGATGCCTCGGTGTATAACCAGTTCCCGGCCGAGACCAAGGACTACGTGCCGATGGTGATCGCCGCGGCGTGGATCTTCCTGCACCCGCAGCAGTACGGCGTGGCGTTCCCGAAGATCAACGCGCAGCCGGCGACGCTGCGCCTGGCCAAGTCGACCACGATCTACGAACTGACCATCTGCCTGGGCAGCGACGGCACCCGCGACGGCTACATGCGCGCGCTGCGCAACCTCAACCCGCGCTACGAGCCGGATGGCTGGATCCCGGCCGGGGTCACCCTCAACGCCACCACCAAGATCGTCGGCCTGTACAACCGCTACTGCGTCAGCGGCCCGCGCGCCGACCTGGCGCGCGCACTGATCACCGCCGACGTCAACGCCGCGATCCGCAGCAGCACGCCGGTGCTGGCCGATCCCACCGGCAACGTGGCGGTGGGCGACGTGACCCCGGTGGCCGGCGTGCCGACCACGGTCGCCACCGGGCGCCCGGCGCCGGTCAAGCCCAAGCCCAAGCAGGTGCGCAGCTACCGCGTGGCCAAGGGCGACACGCTGGGCCGCATTTCTGACCGCTACAACTGCGACATCAAGCAACTGGCCAAGGCCAACGGCCTGCGCGCGCCGGGCTATGCGTTGAAGCCGGGGCAGTCGCTGAAGATGACCGGGTGCGATAAGTGA
- the asd gene encoding archaetidylserine decarboxylase (Phosphatidylserine decarboxylase is synthesized as a single chain precursor. Generation of the pyruvoyl active site from a Ser is coupled to cleavage of a Gly-Ser bond between the larger (beta) and smaller (alpha chains). It is an integral membrane protein.) — MSLVTSLTYVLPHRLLSSLARRLAYSSRPGLKQWLIDTVVRRFGVNLAEAAEPDPRAYPTFNAFFTRALKPGARVADPDPQALLMPADGRISQLGPIQDGRIFQAKGQSFTAAELLGDDAAAAPFANGVYATVYLSPRDYHRVHMPWTGTLRETVHVPGRLFSVGPDAVRAVPRLFARNERLVCHFDTEFGPMASVMVGALLVSGVETVWNGVEIPRYGDRITRKDWRGKGIVLERFAEMARFNYGSTVIVLLPPGVATLDPALAAETPVRLGQALARRLDR; from the coding sequence GTGAGCCTGGTGACCTCGCTGACCTATGTGCTGCCGCACCGGCTGCTGTCCTCGCTGGCGCGGCGCCTGGCGTATTCGTCGCGGCCGGGCCTGAAGCAATGGCTGATCGACACCGTGGTGCGCCGCTTCGGGGTGAACCTGGCCGAAGCCGCCGAACCCGACCCGCGCGCCTATCCGACCTTCAATGCGTTCTTCACCCGCGCGTTGAAGCCCGGCGCGCGCGTCGCCGATCCCGACCCGCAGGCGCTGCTGATGCCGGCCGACGGGCGCATCAGCCAACTCGGCCCGATCCAGGACGGGCGCATCTTCCAGGCCAAGGGCCAGTCGTTCACCGCCGCCGAACTGCTCGGCGACGACGCCGCGGCGGCGCCGTTCGCCAATGGCGTGTACGCCACCGTGTACCTGTCGCCACGCGACTACCACCGCGTGCACATGCCCTGGACCGGCACCTTGCGCGAGACCGTGCATGTGCCGGGACGTCTGTTCAGCGTCGGCCCGGACGCGGTGCGCGCCGTGCCGCGGCTGTTCGCGCGCAACGAGCGCCTGGTCTGCCATTTCGACACCGAGTTCGGCCCGATGGCCTCGGTGATGGTCGGGGCGCTGCTGGTCTCCGGCGTGGAAACGGTGTGGAACGGCGTGGAGATCCCGCGCTACGGCGACCGCATCACCCGCAAGGACTGGCGCGGCAAGGGCATCGTGCTGGAGCGGTTCGCGGAGATGGCGCGCTTCAACTACGGCTCCACCGTGATCGTGTTGTTGCCACCGGGCGTGGCGACGCTCGATCCGGCACTCGCCGCGGAAACGCCGGTCCGGCTCGGCCAAGCCCTGGCACGGCGGTTGGATCGCTGA
- a CDS encoding SCO family protein — MFNRNFGIVLVVALAAGLGLLLAQKYFGGSAAVPAWPETRAVRLYPQPRTLPDFHLRQSDGTPLVPGELKGHWTLVFLGFTACPDVCPTTLADLARAQKQWEAIPETLRPRVLFVSVDPQRDTPARLGDYAHGFHKDTLAATADVPELERFATALGFVFQKVPGTRFQENPNDYSMDHSAAIAVLDPQGRQTGLIRPPFEPAAIAADLQALTEATAP; from the coding sequence ATGTTCAACCGCAACTTCGGCATCGTTCTGGTGGTCGCGCTGGCCGCCGGCCTGGGCTTGCTGCTGGCCCAGAAGTATTTCGGCGGCAGCGCCGCCGTCCCGGCCTGGCCGGAGACGCGCGCGGTGCGCCTGTACCCGCAGCCTCGCACCCTGCCCGACTTCCACCTGCGCCAGTCCGACGGCACGCCGCTGGTCCCGGGCGAGCTGAAAGGCCACTGGACGCTGGTGTTCCTGGGCTTCACCGCCTGTCCGGACGTGTGCCCGACCACCCTGGCCGACCTGGCCCGGGCGCAGAAACAGTGGGAAGCGATTCCGGAGACGCTGCGCCCGCGGGTGCTGTTCGTCTCGGTCGATCCGCAGCGCGACACCCCGGCGCGGCTGGGCGACTATGCGCATGGCTTCCACAAGGACACCCTCGCCGCCACCGCCGACGTGCCGGAGCTGGAGCGCTTCGCCACCGCGCTGGGCTTCGTGTTCCAGAAGGTGCCCGGCACGCGTTTCCAAGAGAACCCCAACGACTACAGCATGGACCACTCCGCCGCGATCGCCGTGCTCGACCCGCAGGGCCGCCAGACCGGGCTGATCCGTCCGCCGTTCGAGCCGGCGGCGATCGCCGCCGACCTGCAGGCGCTGACCGAGGCGACCGCGCCGTGA
- the prmB gene encoding 50S ribosomal protein L3 N(5)-glutamine methyltransferase: MTADAAAELHTIIDLIRYGTSRFNAAGLSFGHSYDNALDEATQLVLHALHLPHDLGPAYGGARVTTPEKAQVLALFERRIAERIPAAYLTGEAWFAGLSFKSDARALVPRSPIAELIEAGFEPWLAGREVTRALDLCTGSGCIAIAMGHYNPNWQVDAVDISDDALALAAENKARLLADNVELVKSDLFAGLGGRRYELIVTNPPYVTHAETDALPPEYAHEPELGLRAGDDGLDLALKILRDAPAHLSEDGLLICEVGESERALVQLLPEVDFAWVEFKVGQMGIFAVEASELVAHHARIAELAAGR; the protein is encoded by the coding sequence ATGACTGCCGACGCGGCCGCCGAACTCCACACGATCATCGACCTGATCCGCTACGGCACCAGCCGTTTCAACGCCGCCGGGCTGAGCTTCGGCCACAGCTACGACAACGCCCTGGACGAGGCCACGCAGCTGGTGTTGCACGCGTTGCATCTTCCGCACGACCTGGGCCCGGCCTATGGCGGCGCGCGGGTGACCACGCCGGAGAAGGCGCAGGTGCTGGCGCTGTTCGAGCGCCGCATCGCCGAGCGCATCCCCGCCGCCTACCTGACCGGCGAGGCCTGGTTCGCCGGGCTCAGCTTCAAGAGCGACGCGCGTGCGCTGGTGCCGCGCTCGCCGATCGCCGAACTGATCGAAGCCGGCTTCGAGCCGTGGCTGGCCGGGCGCGAGGTGACTCGCGCGCTGGACCTGTGCACCGGTTCCGGCTGCATCGCCATCGCGATGGGCCACTACAACCCGAACTGGCAGGTGGACGCGGTCGACATCAGCGACGACGCGCTGGCGCTGGCCGCCGAGAACAAGGCGCGGCTGCTGGCCGACAACGTCGAGCTGGTCAAGTCCGACCTGTTCGCCGGGCTGGGCGGGCGCCGCTACGAGCTGATCGTCACCAATCCGCCCTACGTCACCCATGCCGAGACCGACGCGCTGCCGCCCGAATACGCGCACGAGCCGGAACTGGGCCTGCGCGCCGGCGACGATGGCCTGGACCTGGCGCTGAAGATCCTGCGCGATGCGCCGGCGCACCTGAGCGAGGACGGCCTGCTGATCTGCGAAGTCGGCGAATCCGAACGCGCGCTGGTGCAGTTGCTGCCCGAGGTGGATTTCGCCTGGGTCGAGTTCAAGGTCGGGCAGATGGGCATCTTCGCGGTGGAAGCCAGCGAACTGGTCGCGCACCACGCGCGCATCGCCGAACTGGCCGCGGGCCGGTGA
- the aroC gene encoding chorismate synthase — protein sequence MSANSFGTLLTVTTFGESHGPAIGCVVDGCPPGLELDAAEFAHDLQRRATGKSRHTSARREADEIEILSGVYEGRTTGTPIGLLIRNTDQRSKDYTDIARQFRPGHADYSYWQKYGIRDPRGGGRSSARETTMRVAAGVIAKKWLAQRYGVRVRGYLSQLGPVLPQGFAWDAVEDNAFFWPHAAQVPELERYMDALRKSGDSIGAKVTVVADGVPPGWGEPIYGKLDGELAAALMSINAVKGVEIGDGFAAVTQKGTEHRDLIAPDGFQSNHAGGVLGGIATGQPIVASLAFKPTSSLRLPGATVDVDGQAVDVITTGRHDPCVGIRATPIAEAMVALVLMDQALRHRAQCGDVGSVIPRIPGGGDG from the coding sequence ATGAGCGCGAACAGCTTCGGCACCCTGCTGACCGTCACCACCTTCGGCGAATCGCACGGGCCGGCGATCGGCTGCGTGGTCGACGGCTGCCCGCCGGGGCTGGAGCTCGACGCCGCCGAATTCGCCCACGACCTGCAGCGCCGCGCCACCGGCAAGAGCCGCCACACTTCGGCGCGGCGCGAGGCCGACGAGATCGAGATCCTGTCCGGCGTCTACGAAGGCCGCACCACCGGCACCCCGATCGGCCTGCTGATCCGCAACACCGACCAGCGCAGCAAGGATTACACCGACATCGCCCGCCAGTTCCGTCCGGGCCATGCCGACTACAGCTACTGGCAGAAGTACGGCATCCGCGATCCGCGTGGCGGTGGCCGCTCCTCGGCGCGTGAAACCACGATGCGCGTGGCCGCCGGGGTGATCGCCAAGAAGTGGCTGGCGCAGCGCTACGGCGTGCGCGTGCGCGGCTACCTGTCGCAGCTCGGGCCGGTCCTGCCGCAGGGCTTCGCCTGGGACGCGGTGGAAGACAACGCGTTCTTCTGGCCGCACGCGGCGCAGGTGCCGGAGCTGGAACGCTACATGGACGCGCTGCGCAAGTCCGGCGATTCGATCGGCGCCAAGGTCACCGTGGTCGCCGACGGCGTGCCGCCGGGCTGGGGTGAGCCGATCTACGGCAAGCTCGACGGCGAACTGGCCGCGGCGCTGATGAGCATCAACGCGGTCAAGGGCGTGGAGATCGGCGACGGCTTCGCCGCGGTGACCCAGAAGGGCACCGAGCATCGCGACCTGATCGCGCCGGACGGCTTCCAGTCCAACCACGCCGGCGGCGTGCTCGGCGGCATCGCCACCGGCCAGCCGATCGTCGCTTCGCTGGCGTTCAAGCCCACCTCCAGCCTGCGCCTGCCCGGCGCCACGGTGGACGTGGACGGTCAGGCGGTGGACGTGATCACCACCGGTCGCCACGACCCCTGCGTGGGCATCCGCGCCACCCCGATCGCCGAGGCGATGGTGGCGCTGGTGCTGATGGATCAGGCGCTGCGCCATCGAGCGCAGTGCGGCGATGTCGGCAGCGTCATCCCGCGCATTCCGGGCGGTGGCGATGGCTGA
- a CDS encoding D-glycerate dehydrogenase has product MAESRPRVWVSQPLFDDVVARLGEHCVLTTTADVTKYSQQELAAALAPLDGALVTLNERIGAAEIAGAPRLRAIANVGVGYNNLDLDALSAAGIVASNTPDVLTETTADLGFALLMAAARRVTESERWLRDGQWRQWSFQTMLGADVHGSTLGILGMGRIGQAIARRAAGFSMRVLYHNRSRLPAEVEHAHAAEYVGFDELLARADHLLLVLPYSPQSHHLLDAAALAQMKPTATLVNIARGGLIDELALADALAHGRLAAAGLDVYEGEPAVRPELLALRNVVLTPHIGSASAATRRAMVALAVDNLLAALGFGADAERPPNALNLEAIAGTGTGDGKIASKKR; this is encoded by the coding sequence ATGGCTGAGTCGCGGCCGCGGGTGTGGGTCAGCCAGCCGCTGTTCGACGATGTCGTCGCACGGCTCGGCGAACATTGCGTGCTGACCACCACCGCGGACGTGACCAAGTATTCGCAGCAGGAGCTGGCCGCGGCGCTGGCGCCGCTGGACGGCGCGCTGGTGACGCTCAACGAGCGTATCGGCGCGGCCGAAATTGCCGGTGCACCGCGACTGCGGGCGATCGCCAACGTCGGCGTCGGCTACAACAACCTCGACCTGGACGCGCTCAGCGCGGCCGGCATCGTCGCCAGCAACACCCCCGACGTGCTCACCGAGACCACCGCCGATCTCGGCTTCGCCCTGCTGATGGCCGCGGCGCGGCGCGTCACCGAATCCGAGCGCTGGCTGCGCGACGGGCAGTGGCGGCAGTGGTCGTTCCAGACCATGCTCGGCGCCGACGTACACGGCAGCACCCTGGGCATCCTCGGCATGGGCCGCATCGGCCAGGCCATCGCGCGCCGTGCCGCCGGCTTCTCGATGCGCGTGCTGTACCACAACCGCAGCCGACTGCCGGCCGAGGTGGAGCATGCGCACGCCGCCGAGTACGTCGGCTTCGACGAACTGCTGGCGCGCGCCGATCACCTGCTGCTGGTGTTGCCGTATTCCCCGCAGTCGCACCACCTCCTCGACGCCGCTGCGCTGGCGCAGATGAAGCCGACCGCGACGCTGGTCAACATCGCCCGCGGCGGCCTGATCGACGAACTGGCGCTGGCCGACGCGCTCGCGCACGGGCGCCTGGCCGCGGCCGGGCTGGACGTGTACGAAGGCGAGCCGGCGGTGCGTCCGGAACTGTTGGCGCTGCGCAACGTGGTGCTGACCCCGCACATCGGCAGTGCCAGCGCGGCTACCCGCCGCGCGATGGTGGCGCTGGCGGTGGACAACCTGCTGGCCGCGCTGGGCTTCGGCGCCGACGCCGAGCGCCCGCCGAATGCGTTGAACCTGGAGGCGATCGCTGGCACCGGCACTGGCGACGGCAAGATCGCGAGCAAAAAACGATAG
- a CDS encoding aspartate-semialdehyde dehydrogenase, which translates to MSNESRRFNVAVVGATGAVGETMLNILAERDFPIATLYPLASERSAGGQVEFKGQKVTVLDLATFDPTGVDIALFSAGGGISKEYAPKFAAAGAVVIDNSSAFRYDDDVPLVVSEVNPEALKQRPRGIVANPNCSTMQMLVALAPLHREYNIERINVATYQSVSGGGRSALEELGKQTGQLLNFQAIDPQRFPVQIAFNLIPHIDDFLENGFTKEEMKLVWETRKILGDDTIQVNPTAVRVPVFYGHSEAVAIETTRKVSAEQARALLEAAPGVEVVDERKPGGYPTPVTHASGNDAVYVGRIREDISHPRGLNLWIVSDNIRKGAALNAVQLAELVAQEG; encoded by the coding sequence ATGAGCAACGAATCCCGTCGTTTCAACGTCGCCGTCGTCGGCGCCACCGGCGCCGTCGGCGAAACCATGCTGAACATCCTCGCCGAGCGCGACTTCCCCATCGCCACCCTGTATCCGCTGGCCTCCGAGCGCTCGGCCGGCGGCCAGGTCGAGTTCAAGGGCCAGAAGGTCACCGTGCTCGACCTGGCGACCTTCGACCCGACCGGCGTGGACATCGCGCTGTTCTCCGCCGGCGGCGGCATCTCCAAGGAATACGCGCCGAAGTTCGCCGCCGCCGGCGCGGTGGTGATCGACAACTCCTCGGCGTTCCGCTACGACGACGACGTGCCGCTGGTGGTGTCGGAAGTGAACCCGGAAGCGCTGAAGCAGCGCCCGCGCGGCATCGTCGCCAATCCCAACTGCTCGACCATGCAGATGCTGGTGGCGCTGGCGCCGCTGCACCGCGAATACAACATCGAGCGGATCAACGTGGCGACCTACCAGTCGGTGTCCGGCGGCGGCCGTTCGGCGCTGGAGGAACTGGGCAAGCAGACCGGCCAGTTGCTCAACTTCCAGGCCATCGATCCGCAGCGCTTCCCGGTGCAGATTGCGTTCAACCTGATCCCGCACATCGACGATTTCCTCGAAAACGGCTTCACCAAGGAAGAGATGAAGCTGGTCTGGGAGACGCGCAAGATCCTCGGCGACGACACCATCCAGGTGAACCCGACCGCGGTGCGCGTGCCGGTGTTCTACGGCCACTCCGAAGCGGTGGCGATCGAGACCACGCGCAAGGTCAGCGCCGAGCAGGCGCGCGCGCTGCTGGAAGCAGCGCCGGGCGTGGAAGTGGTCGACGAGCGCAAGCCCGGCGGTTATCCGACCCCGGTGACCCACGCGTCCGGCAACGACGCGGTCTACGTCGGCCGCATCCGCGAGGACATCTCGCATCCGCGCGGCCTCAACCTGTGGATCGTCTCCGACAACATCCGCAAGGGCGCCGCACTCAACGCGGTGCAGCTGGCCGAGTTGGTAGCGCAGGAAGGCTAA
- a CDS encoding FimV/HubP family polar landmark protein yields the protein MRLQPRFFRRRRHGGDGTSIAFGPRRGWRAACALLLLACSQAALALGLGDIRVLSKPGEPFLAEIPVISNEPGELENARVALASPATFARVGLQRPDGLVGDLQFRFAQTNQGRAVIRVSSRMPVEVPSLSFLIEVDWGQGRLIREYSALVDAPNTAAAIDAPAIDAPAAAVPSDRIVRSEPLPAPTPAASTPTPPPALPAAPAAPVRSAPAPVAAPGDALAPVQRGQTLSQIAGQLVRGSGHSLDQTMVALLRANPDAFIRGNVNLLKQGAVLRTPRQEELAGLDAAAATAIVREQAAQWRQARAPVPQPAQAQQADAAAPAAAKPVAAATATGASGARLEIAPAVPAQRDNAGTKSGTGAGDEGDMVATQQLQQAREDLAARDAEVQELRSRVEQLEKLKAQQQQLIALKDSDLAAAQKRLGQAGQTQAQAQPAPTPASNGWPLWLWGGLALLVLGIGALLLSRRRKPSPLPPLPRHGYDTAELAAAVPVVAHREVDAPDLPPLDEHTRDAVEDDADADRTYQDPAYQDQAFERELAGHAPRHDDADDMPAAQRPYVAPHSDLEAAPAPQASPDADEPWRQPPPVLAPTPVAAAAARHEPTWHQEELPATAEPIAEPAPAYPPIGRERLELAVAYMDLGDNETARTLLTEVAAGGDPAARAEALQLLGRLG from the coding sequence ATGCGCCTACAACCACGCTTCTTCCGCCGCCGCCGCCATGGCGGCGACGGCACTTCCATTGCATTCGGACCGCGCCGCGGCTGGCGTGCCGCGTGCGCGCTGCTGTTGCTGGCCTGCAGCCAGGCCGCGCTGGCACTGGGGCTCGGCGACATCCGCGTGCTGTCCAAGCCGGGCGAGCCGTTCCTGGCCGAGATCCCGGTGATTTCCAACGAGCCCGGCGAACTGGAGAACGCGCGCGTGGCGCTGGCCTCGCCGGCGACCTTCGCCCGGGTCGGGCTGCAGCGGCCGGATGGCCTGGTCGGCGATCTGCAGTTCCGCTTCGCCCAGACCAACCAGGGCCGCGCGGTGATCCGCGTCAGCAGCCGGATGCCGGTCGAGGTGCCGTCGCTGAGCTTCCTGATCGAAGTCGATTGGGGCCAGGGTCGGTTGATCCGCGAATATTCGGCGCTGGTCGACGCGCCCAACACCGCCGCGGCGATCGATGCGCCGGCGATCGACGCGCCGGCGGCCGCGGTGCCGTCCGACCGCATCGTCCGCAGCGAACCGTTGCCGGCGCCGACGCCGGCCGCCAGCACGCCGACGCCGCCACCGGCGCTGCCGGCCGCACCCGCCGCGCCGGTGCGCAGCGCGCCGGCCCCGGTCGCCGCACCCGGCGACGCGCTGGCCCCGGTGCAGCGCGGACAGACCTTGTCGCAGATCGCCGGGCAGTTGGTGCGCGGCAGCGGCCATTCGCTGGACCAGACCATGGTCGCGCTGCTGCGCGCCAATCCGGATGCGTTCATCCGCGGCAACGTCAACCTGCTCAAGCAGGGCGCGGTGCTGCGTACGCCGCGCCAGGAGGAATTGGCCGGCCTCGATGCCGCCGCCGCCACGGCCATCGTCCGCGAGCAGGCCGCGCAGTGGCGCCAGGCGCGCGCGCCGGTGCCGCAACCGGCGCAAGCACAACAGGCCGATGCCGCTGCGCCGGCCGCCGCCAAGCCGGTGGCCGCCGCGACCGCCACTGGGGCATCGGGCGCACGCCTGGAAATCGCGCCGGCGGTGCCGGCGCAACGCGACAACGCGGGAACCAAGTCCGGCACCGGTGCCGGCGACGAGGGAGACATGGTGGCGACTCAACAATTGCAGCAGGCGCGCGAAGACCTCGCGGCACGCGATGCCGAGGTCCAGGAACTGCGCTCGCGGGTCGAGCAGCTGGAAAAGCTCAAGGCCCAGCAGCAGCAACTGATCGCGCTGAAGGACAGCGACTTGGCCGCGGCGCAGAAGCGCCTGGGCCAGGCCGGGCAGACCCAGGCCCAGGCGCAACCCGCGCCGACGCCGGCGTCCAACGGCTGGCCGCTGTGGCTGTGGGGCGGGCTGGCGCTGCTGGTGCTGGGCATCGGTGCGCTGCTGCTGTCGCGCCGGCGCAAGCCCTCGCCGTTGCCGCCGCTGCCGCGGCATGGCTACGACACGGCGGAACTGGCCGCGGCGGTGCCGGTGGTCGCGCATCGCGAGGTGGACGCGCCGGACCTGCCGCCGCTGGACGAGCACACGCGCGACGCGGTCGAAGACGACGCGGACGCGGACCGGACCTACCAGGATCCGGCCTATCAGGACCAGGCGTTCGAACGCGAACTGGCCGGCCATGCGCCGCGCCACGACGACGCGGACGACATGCCGGCAGCGCAGCGTCCTTACGTCGCGCCGCATTCCGACCTCGAGGCCGCGCCTGCGCCGCAGGCATCGCCCGACGCCGACGAACCATGGCGGCAGCCGCCGCCGGTGCTGGCGCCGACGCCGGTCGCCGCCGCGGCGGCACGCCACGAACCGACCTGGCACCAAGAGGAGTTGCCGGCGACCGCCGAACCGATCGCCGAGCCGGCGCCGGCCTATCCGCCGATCGGCCGCGAACGCCTGGAACTGGCAGTGGCCTACATGGACCTGGGCGACAACGAGACCGCGCGCACCCTGCTGACCGAAGTGGCGGCCGGCGGCGATCCGGCGGCACGTGCCGAGGCCCTGCAACTGCTGGGTCGCCTGGGCTGA
- the truA gene encoding tRNA pseudouridine(38-40) synthase TruA, with translation MRYALGVEYDGSEFQGWQQLGESGGPSVQAALQAALSSVADTPVSVVCAGRTDAGVHGECQVVHFDCDAPRAPRGWMLGATARLPASVCVRWCVPAADDFHARFSARARRYRYRLLNRQVRPALYRQTLSWERRPLQAEAMHAAAQALLGEQDFSAFRSIQCQALHARRELQSIAVTRIGEVVEVQVQANAFLHHMVRNIVGSLILVGTGDKPVSWIGELLAGRDRSVAGPTAPPQGLVFVGPLYPDIWKLPAEVTL, from the coding sequence ATGCGCTATGCGTTGGGCGTGGAATACGATGGCAGCGAGTTCCAGGGCTGGCAGCAGCTCGGCGAATCGGGTGGGCCGAGCGTGCAGGCGGCGCTGCAGGCGGCGTTGTCGTCGGTGGCCGATACGCCGGTGAGCGTGGTCTGCGCCGGACGCACCGACGCCGGCGTGCACGGCGAATGCCAGGTCGTGCATTTCGATTGCGATGCGCCGCGTGCGCCGCGCGGCTGGATGCTCGGCGCCACCGCACGGCTGCCGGCCTCGGTGTGCGTGCGCTGGTGCGTGCCGGCGGCGGACGATTTCCACGCGCGCTTCTCCGCGCGCGCGCGGCGCTACCGCTACCGCCTGCTCAACCGCCAGGTGCGCCCGGCGCTGTACCGGCAGACGCTGAGCTGGGAACGGCGGCCGCTGCAGGCCGAGGCGATGCACGCTGCGGCGCAGGCGCTGCTGGGCGAGCAGGACTTCAGCGCGTTCCGCAGCATCCAGTGCCAGGCGCTGCATGCGCGCCGCGAGCTGCAGTCGATCGCGGTGACCCGGATCGGCGAGGTCGTCGAGGTCCAGGTCCAGGCCAATGCATTCCTTCATCACATGGTGCGCAATATCGTGGGGTCCTTAATCTTGGTAGGAACAGGCGACAAGCCGGTTTCCTGGATCGGCGAACTGCTTGCCGGGCGCGACCGCAGCGTCGCCGGCCCGACCGCGCCGCCCCAGGGACTGGTGTTCGTCGGTCCCCTCTACCCCGACATCTGGAAGCTACCGGCCGAGGTCACCCTATGA